One genomic window of Haloferax mediterranei ATCC 33500 includes the following:
- a CDS encoding SPFH domain-containing protein, protein MDSVFYQLGKLSATTSPGSSGSGGGARVDSGPSRIPRWVGPLAVAVVVFGIAVIVFPVTPLALVGYVFLALAIAAVYDAVEIVQAYEKRTLTIFGEYKGILEPGLNIIPPFVSKTYRFDMRTQTFDVPTQEAITEDNSPVTADAVVYIRVMDPERAFLEVDHYQRAVSLLAQTTLRAALGDMELDETLARRDHINSRIRRELDEPTDEWGVRVESVEVREVKPSKDVENAMEQQTSAERRRRAMILEAQGERRSAVEAAEGAKQANIIEAQGKKQAAILRSQGDAVSTVLRARAAESMGERAIIDKGMETVANIGTSPSTTYVLPQELTSLLGRYGKGLTGSDVQASAGLDSLEFDEETRQLLGLDDISEILGELDLDKTADISADAVDIEIEDGGVETESERVE, encoded by the coding sequence ATGGATAGCGTGTTCTACCAACTCGGAAAACTCTCCGCGACGACGTCGCCGGGGTCGTCGGGGTCCGGTGGCGGCGCTCGCGTCGATAGCGGCCCCTCCCGTATTCCGCGTTGGGTCGGTCCCCTCGCAGTTGCGGTGGTGGTATTCGGTATCGCCGTGATTGTCTTTCCCGTGACGCCACTGGCGCTCGTGGGCTACGTCTTCCTCGCGCTCGCCATCGCGGCGGTGTACGACGCCGTCGAAATCGTCCAGGCGTACGAAAAGCGAACGCTCACCATCTTCGGCGAGTACAAAGGAATCCTCGAACCGGGATTGAATATCATTCCGCCGTTCGTCTCGAAGACCTACCGCTTCGACATGCGAACACAGACGTTCGACGTGCCGACTCAGGAAGCAATCACCGAAGACAACTCGCCCGTCACGGCCGACGCAGTCGTCTATATTCGCGTGATGGACCCCGAGCGCGCCTTCCTCGAAGTCGACCACTACCAGCGGGCCGTCTCCCTCCTCGCGCAGACCACACTCCGCGCCGCCCTCGGCGACATGGAACTCGACGAAACGCTGGCGCGACGCGACCACATCAACTCACGCATCCGCCGGGAACTCGACGAACCGACCGACGAGTGGGGCGTCCGCGTCGAGTCCGTCGAAGTCCGCGAAGTCAAGCCCTCGAAGGATGTCGAAAACGCAATGGAACAGCAGACATCCGCCGAGCGCCGCCGCCGCGCCATGATTCTCGAAGCGCAGGGTGAGCGTCGCTCCGCCGTCGAGGCGGCGGAAGGGGCCAAACAGGCGAACATCATCGAAGCGCAGGGAAAAAAGCAGGCTGCAATCCTGCGCTCGCAGGGTGATGCCGTTTCGACGGTTCTGCGTGCTCGCGCTGCCGAGTCGATGGGCGAGCGAGCGATTATCGACAAGGGCATGGAGACGGTGGCAAACATCGGCACGTCACCGTCGACGACGTATGTCCTCCCGCAAGAACTCACCTCGCTTCTCGGCCGGTACGGAAAGGGGCTGACTGGCTCCGACGTACAAGCTTCGGCCGGTCTCGACAGTCTCGAATTCGACGAGGAAACCCGACAGCTCCTCGGGTTAGACGACATCAGCGAGATACTCGGTGAACTCGACCTCGACAAGACGGCGGACATCTCGGCGGACGCCGTCGACATCGAAATCGAAGACGGTGGCGTCGAAACCGAGTCCGAACGCGTCGAATAG
- a CDS encoding DUF7554 family protein yields the protein MRTNRGGVDVEDLLKIVLVLVVVWLVLEIIGEVFGLFSALIGLGLPLFGLVAAALIVLWFLDWI from the coding sequence ATGAGAACGAATCGTGGCGGCGTTGACGTGGAGGACCTGCTGAAAATCGTGTTGGTTCTCGTGGTCGTCTGGCTGGTGCTCGAAATCATCGGCGAGGTGTTCGGCCTGTTTAGTGCGCTTATCGGGCTTGGTCTCCCGCTTTTCGGCCTCGTCGCCGCGGCGCTCATCGTCCTCTGGTTCCTCGACTGGATTTAA
- a CDS encoding 2'-5' RNA ligase family protein, whose product MYSLNVPVPGRVARLASDLFPYLASFDRVRDRQTLVCKRFEESEFDRLRERLRQTLVGQPAFEARVTGIDFFEQPPRGSAPVVYLEVESSGLIELHRRLVDEFGPIDGLEGDDYVPHVTLARGGTLADARVVAGKEIEPVEWTVSQVDLYDSSFRESVASISLPA is encoded by the coding sequence GTGTACAGTCTGAACGTCCCGGTTCCGGGGCGGGTCGCCCGCCTCGCGTCCGACCTGTTTCCGTATCTCGCCTCGTTCGACCGGGTTCGCGACCGGCAGACGCTCGTCTGCAAGCGCTTCGAGGAGTCCGAATTCGACCGCCTTCGCGAACGCCTCCGGCAGACGCTCGTCGGGCAACCCGCGTTCGAAGCCCGTGTCACCGGTATCGACTTCTTCGAACAGCCACCTCGCGGCTCCGCGCCGGTCGTCTACCTCGAAGTCGAGAGTTCGGGTCTCATCGAGTTGCATCGGCGACTCGTCGACGAATTCGGTCCCATCGACGGTCTCGAAGGTGACGATTACGTCCCGCACGTCACGCTCGCTCGCGGCGGAACGCTCGCGGATGCGCGGGTGGTCGCCGGGAAGGAGATAGAACCCGTTGAGTGGACCGTTTCACAGGTCGACCTCTACGACTCGTCGTTCCGCGAGAGCGTCGCCTCGATTTCACTGCCAGCCTAA